The Oncorhynchus mykiss isolate Arlee chromosome 17, USDA_OmykA_1.1, whole genome shotgun sequence genomic interval GGGATTCCCTATTCTATGAGAGAAATCATAACGTTGCCTACTACCTAACTAAAGACTATGTATGGCCTACCTTTAGGGCTCAAACTGCATGCCACGCATTGCCCTATATGTTTTTCAAAACCAGTGACAATCAATAGCTATCCAGAAGGGTGGCAACGGCTTCTGCAGTGTCAGCTAGTTTACTTTTCCTCCAAACCCTTAATTGATAAATCATTGGCCAGAGAATCTACAAGGATGTCTATTGTAAAAGGCAATTTCCATAAAGACAGCCCAGCCTAGTTCGAAAACAATCTATGGTGTACTACATTGCTTTATCAATATTTCAACACGTACAATAGCCATACTACACGTGGCTACATAACAATTGTGAAGGCTGTCAAAGAAGTTGTTGTTATGCCTGGGGTTGGTCGGAGCCCTGCTGCCCCGATTCTCTCCTGTCGCGCTCTGCCTTGAGCTCCTTGGTCAGACTTCTTTGTTGCTCGAGCACTCGcaggttctctctcttcctctccaaacGTTCAATGTCTCTAAGTACTCCCGCATGAAGTCTCTGATGAAGAACAAACAAAAAGACCACTGTAAAAGCTATCTAAAATTATGCCTAGAGGTGTTGTTTACCTCATGGTCCCAGTTTTGCTTGAGATGCACTTTTGCAACGGTGCTCACCGTAAGTATCACAGAAATGCCCAGTACAACTTTAGAGGTTGTAGACATAGCTAGCTATCTTGTATTGCATGTAGCCATCTACCGTTAGCTGTCTGTTAGCAGAAAAGTATAAAGATGCTAACTCTAGTTAGCTAACATTGGCTAAAAGTAATGTTTCTGCTTACAACTCTCTCAATGTAGCTAGCTTAGTTGCAACGGATTTTTGAATGGGACACATTGTACCCTACTATGACttcttgctagttagctagctaacgttttcTATGAATTGGAGTGTACAGTAATTGAGCTGGTCcgtaggctagctagctagctaacgttaattggTTACCTCTTGATCCCAGTTTTGCTTGAGATGCACTCCTGCAACGGTGCTCACCGTAAGTATCACAGAAACACCCAGTACAACTTTAGAGGTTGTAGACATAGCTAGCTATCTAGTATTGCATGTAGTTTGAAGACAAAGGGTATGGCTAAACTAAGAATTGGATAACGTTAGCACAGGACATCTCAGTTATGTGTCGAGGTCGACGAGTTTAGGCTGTAGAGTGGAGTACCGAATCAGGAGACAGTCG includes:
- the LOC110493810 gene encoding protein PET117 homolog, mitochondrial produces the protein MSTTSKVVLGVSVILTVSTVAGVHLKQNWDQERLHAGVLRDIERLERKRENLRVLEQQRSLTKELKAERDRRESGQQGSDQPQE